Part of the Hevea brasiliensis isolate MT/VB/25A 57/8 chromosome 16, ASM3005281v1, whole genome shotgun sequence genome is shown below.
AAATATTagtcattttcattaattaattaattattttagcaccatTTATACTTATTCATGCTTCAAATTAAGTGAATATTCAAATAAGAGTATGTTACAAACATAAATTATTTTTGAGCCGCACCTATaagcttaaatttttaaatttttttaaataatttaaacttTTAATTTAAGTAATTTCTTAACgaaattatcttttatttatttatatataaagttAGTTTTTATTCTCATCACTAACCAATCAATTAACATAAAAAAAAGTTGTTAGGTCCATAAATTGGACTTGAAAGTTTTAACTAATTTTTCAAAAGCAttttaaattctaaaaaatttaaaaaaatttcaaaaaaaactaATGAAAATAGGGGGAAGACTATATATCCTTCATATTGATCCAtttgtttatttttaataaaaaatttatgttCATACTAATGAATCAAGCCTAAAAGAAAGTAAAATATGGCCACAATAGGTCCATATGAAACATCAACTTCTACATCTCAAATAGCCGCACTTTAATTAATTGATTGCTTTTAGTTTGTGGGACAAATGGAGGGATACATGAGAAATTTTCAAAAGCTACAGTGGCTTTCTACTTTCTAGCTAGCCCATTATTTATGGCAAAACTCAATTATACATGTGGTCACCCAATTATAATAATGTACCAAACAACACTCGCGACCGATCGCTAATCACAAAAGGGCACAAAAATGAAATGGTGCTCACCTACTACTGTGACACTAAGCGCGCATATTATCTGCTTCGTCAATGCATTTACCAATATAATGGAGCAATTTGGGTTTCCATGATACATCTAACTACTAGACAATTCTGGCCTGGTACTTGGCTTGCTCTCATTGCCGGAGATGACCAATTTTGTCCCATCAATGGCCGTTATTGGGAGTTCCTTCCGGGTGAATGATGCTGACTCTTGGATTGAATATTCCTTGTTTTTTCCCCACACAACTGAGTATAGGCCTATTGCGATTATCGTCCCTCCAATGATACGGTAATTAATTAACAGATTAATGAAtcgattaattcattaaaaattagctatttattattaataaggtTTAacgaaataatatttaaattataaggtCTTAAATTCGTCAAATAGGTAGTAACCTGCCGAGATAAAGCTTCTCAGCTAAAATAATAGAGCCAAGAGCCGCAACAATGATCATGCAAAGAGGGTTGAATGCTGTTAGAAATACTGGACCTCTCGTTTTCATCACAAGTCCTTGCACGTAGTCTGTGATTCCAGAGCTAATAATCCCCTGAAGAAATACCGAAAAATCTTTATTTTTTCCCCTTCACCAATTGAATCCCTGAAAGCTTAAAATTGAAGTAATAATTAATAAGCATTTAACTCACAGTGTAGACAGGAGCCAGAAGCCTAGTGTCCCAGCCAACAGCCCATGCACCAGGGTGGTGAGCAACCACCAGTGCTATGGCCAAGCTCTGAAGGGTGCCCGCCAAGCATATAAACGACGACAGAAATAGCTCCGCGGGGTACTTCTTTATCGTTATGGACTGCATTATGGTTATACCATTAGATTAGAAGTCCAGTGATtaagttaattttatatataaaaaatttgttAATGGATATATAGTACCTGCAGAATGTAGAAAGCAGACCAGGAGACACAGCCTACAAGTATCAACAGCGTGCCAGCGAGCCAATGTTTATCGGAagagtgagcagaattttcatgGTGGGTTGCTTTGCTTGACCATATTAGATGAATGAGAGGACCCTTGTAGAGTGTCATAAGCAAAGCTCCTCCGAAAGTAACCAGGGTTCCTATTACCTTTGCTTGGCTGCGTATCTCCTTGATCCTTATGCGCTCTAACCTGTTTATTCATTAATTATGATCCTATTCAACTTAGCAAGttgttctcaattttttttttctcagtaACTCTTCTTGACTTGTTACAAGAAAACTATGTTGAATGATTAATGTTCGATATTTTCTTATGAtataagaaattaaaagtttaaattttaattggaaTCTCTTCCCTTTCCTTCAATTTTATAAGAATCTCCGATGTATAATTTTCATACGCATATTaacaatattatttaaaaaataaataaaaccatGATAGAATTAGTACCGAAGAATCAAAGCAATTACAAAGGTGACTGAAGGAACAGCATTCATGATAGCAGATGCAAATGATGCCGATGTGTATTGCATCCCCAAATAAGTGAACCCTTGGTCCAGGATTGGCCTGTCAATTTGTTGTATATTTATGCTTAGTATTAACAAATATCCATTCCTTGcaataagataattaaattttttatataaaaaataaattaaaagacatATTAATTtcctaatttattaattattaaatcaataatacagtgacatatatatataaaagaaatttatcCAGCAGAACCACATTGGGGCATAAGGGGGCCACCCCCAAGCCCCAATAGCtcccttttttttatttcttaaaaagttttatttttaatttttattgtttaaGAATCATTTTTTAatgtataaataaatataatttataaataaatataattaaaaactatattattttattttatattataaatgatcgattataatttaatataatttactaAAATTATTGTACTATTATAATATCCTTTCTATTATTAGCTTATATTAATCACATAATtactttttattaatttcaataaattttttatttaaattatagacatttttagttttatatattttattaataggaTAATTATTTAACAAATTATATCTATAAGAAAAAGAATTCaaattaacttttattcattattttatatattttaaaatggttttaattaattgataataATATATTCtttatttctaaataaattaattgaatataaattatatattatataattaatattctttgcataaatatgtaaatttaaacatatatataaatttactatatatatttataattttaaatgtcTTTGAAGCATATGCATTACATGTATATCAAATAACttgtaatttataaatatttttatctatataaataaataaaatttaatcttataaaaaattttaaattcttaggaaaataaattagatttattttaatttgtcgagtgttaatttttattaaaataaatttataataaagatagtcataattaatttattatttaaaatattttagtgGGTAAATTTTTTCACCTTAAAGtaaatttctttttcaattattttacagttaatttattattaattataatggtaataattatattataaagatttattatttatcaaaatcaattgtaaaaaaataataataatttcaccTTGAGTGATTCAATTTTATGATTTCTATATGATGGATTTAATAGGAAAACACAAAAACTAATACAAACACAAACCGTGAACTTTATCTTAGTAActgatattttaaattattataattttagattaattttaaattttggcaTTGTTCATATATAAAATCTGCGAATTTAGGATAATTAGGCAATTCTTTATTGGCATATACTATACTAGTAGCTGTATAAATTGAATAACCAtaagatttttcttttcttttttttttttaaaaaatcattcaATATGTATATCTATCT
Proteins encoded:
- the LOC110638945 gene encoding WAT1-related protein At4g08290-like, translating into MGNLSEVLHKMRPYFLMVCLQFGSAGLYIISMVTLNHGMNRYVLIVYRNAIAALVLAPFALLLERKTRPKMTFPVFLQIMALGCLEPILDQGFTYLGMQYTSASFASAIMNAVPSVTFVIALILRLERIRIKEIRSQAKVIGTLVTFGGALLMTLYKGPLIHLIWSSKATHHENSAHSSDKHWLAGTLLILVGCVSWSAFYILQSITIKKYPAELFLSSFICLAGTLQSLAIALVVAHHPGAWAVGWDTRLLAPVYTGIISSGITDYVQGLVMKTRGPVFLTAFNPLCMIIVAALGSIILAEKLYLGSIIGGTIIAIGLYSVVWGKNKEYSIQESASFTRKELPITAIDGTKLVISGNESKPSTRPELSSS